One genomic window of Punica granatum isolate Tunisia-2019 chromosome 1, ASM765513v2, whole genome shotgun sequence includes the following:
- the LOC116195261 gene encoding trihelix transcription factor GTL2-like: MHNSRYGLENSNHGREQFMEAHRTPSLFSVPYHHLHHNHHLPRYPQITFRQPMQELPAIFKLDQGEHEEEEEEEEEQLGRCFQGLFGHTGLQSQPGVHHQAPVPSVNVNFELGLSENGSCNPAPCYSISNEAQVLHLPQQDCYSAPKEPSWRSLSIGDLNTDIRMCNEMENMGSALFGELEAVCNLAKGREVSQTCSSTALTAENSPPIMPLTALKDLNAGPARVDSRGSESLKSVSLRKAERRKRKRKLNEELRLTSAFLEALLKQVMDHQDFLHRKFLEVIERMERERIEREQEWRKREVRKNESEAAARAREQALVTSREALIVNYLQKIMDQSPNLPKESNPQLSRRKC; this comes from the exons ATGCATAACTCTCGATATGGACTGGAGAATTCAAATCATGGTCGGGAGCAATTCATGGAAGCACATCGCACACCATCTCTTTTCTCGGTCCCCTACCACCATCTCCACCACAATCACCACCTCCCACGGTATCCTCAGATAACTTTTCGGCAACCTATGCAAGAGCTTCCGGCAATATTTAAGCTTGACCAAGGAGAGcacgaggaagaagaagaagaagaagaagagcaacTAGGTCGCTGCTTTCAGGGCCTGTTCGGGCACACGGGGTTACAATCTCAGCCTGGCGTTCATCACCAAGCCCCAGTTCCATCTGTCAATGTTAATTTTGAATTGGGTTTAAGTGAGAATGGTTCTTGCAACCCAGCACCGTGCTATTCAATATCCAACGAGGCACAAGTTCTTCATCTCCCCCAACAAGATTGCTATTCTGCTCCGAAAGAACCCTCCTG gagGTCACTTAGCATTGGAGATTTGAACACTGACATTAGGATGTGTAATGAAATGGAGAACATGGGATCGGCTCTATTTGGAGAGCTCGAGGCAGTATGTAACCTAGCTAAGGGCAGGGAAGTGAGCCAAACATGTTCGAGCACAGCTCTCACGGCTGAGAACTCGCCACCAATTATGCCACTAACCGCCTTGAAGGACCTGAATGCAGGTCCTGCAAGAGTAGACAGTCGCGGATCAGAGAGCTTGAAGTCGGTGTCTCTGAGAAAGgctgagaggaggaaaaggaaaaggaagttGAACGAGGAATTGAGATTGACAAGTGCGTTTCTCGAGGCCCTTCTGAAGCAAGTCATGGACCACCAAGATTTCCTCCACAGGAAGTTCTTGGAAGTGATTGAGAGaatggagagggagagaatAGAGAGGGAACAGGAGTGGAggaagcgagaggtccgaaaGAACGAGAGTGAAGCCGCTGCACGAGCCAGGGAACAGGCCCTGGTCACGAGCCGAGAGGCCCTGATTGTCAACTACTTACAGAAGATAATGGACCAGAGCCCGAATCTTCCCAAGGAGTCGAATCCTCAATTATCAAGGAGGAAATGTTAG